The genomic window TCAGATTGCCCACTTCCACTCTTGTTTAATGTTGAAGGGTTCTGAAAAGCGCAGAAACTGCTTCTTATTCATCTCAAGGCAATtcacacacaagaaaaaaaaaaaaaaaggattttctCCAAGTTCACCTTCTGCCAACAAATTAATATATTCTTAATGCTCGTGTGATGAAGCATATTCTAATGCTCAACGAAGAACATGCCATTGGCGGTCAACAAAAGATTGCTATGACTAACATTAAGCGAATGGCTTCTCACAAGCACAATTTCAGCCATTCAAATTTTGACATACATAAATAGGACTCCCTCTCCTAACTTCCCAACATGCAGCATGGATAGAGAAATTTTTTTGTTATGATTGCAGTTGGAAATTCTTAgctgagaaaatattttttaatttaattttacgtTTTAatcttttttgttttgttttacttTTTTTGGTGGGAGAGAAAGAGATGGGAATTCATCTaaactttattaaaaaataaaatagagaccagaaaaaggaaaaaatattagagaaagaagaaaaatagaacaaAGTAGAAGATAACAAAATAGGAGGggaaaatagttttttttttttttttttttttttttataaaaaaagtaaGAAGCCTTCTCCTTCCACTATTTAACCAGCATTGATTCATTTGTGCGACTactctttttttcttgaaagtCAGCTGGTGCAAGTCCGATGTATTTACGTGACCCTCACCCCAATACTTGGCTGGACTGTATACCCATCTTAATTTTTCCAAGAAAAAACTTCAGACTcattaaaaggaaagagaaatatCAGCCTCAGATCCTCATTGtagaaatttatttattataggaAAACTTGATAACACCTCATCTTTTGTTTCTGATTGGTACTCGACCTTCGTTTGACTGCAAATTTGATGATAGTTATTGCACAATAAGCCAATTATAAGGAGAATACACACCCCTTAGGAACATGAGCTGACGTGTGAACTGATCTCACACACGTATCTTTCCCCCTTGCATTACTATTTGCTGAGGCATTAACCACGTTGCCTTTTTCAAAAAcaagtaaaaaaaaagaaactaacGGTCAAAATCAGGCGCCTACGGCCCTCCATAAATTTCTTCTTTGGTGGACCCTTTCTTGTTCCCATGCCACCAAGCTCTTCACAAATGACAAAGACAATATCTTTTTGTCATGCTTCTAGCTACATTCTTCAAGGCGATGTTTGATTAAGAGCAATAGAATCGGTGTGAGAATCGAAATAGAACGACTTTCATTTAGACACTTAATTGGAGAGAGTCTAATTTCGATTCGagaatagaataaaaataatttaatttatctaaaactcaatttttattcttcttccgtatattcaaatttttattttgaattcgATTTTATTCgtgaatcaaatatttttaaaaaattaattattttgatcTCTATTCTAATTCATTCCGATTCTCGTACCGGTCTGTCGTGGCCTAAGCACCCTAAATGCTATTCTATTTCAATGTCCAAGCggaaatttttctttaatttccagTTTTTTAATTCCCTTTTCCAATTTTCCCCACTTGTGGGTACATCTCCCCGTTAATTACGGTTTACGCCTTTTGTACGTTATAGTCAACATTTATTGCTCTCTTATTTTGTCAGTCAAAAGCTAGCTTCTCTCCTTCGCATCACCTTAACATCAGAAAAAATGACATGCAAAGCagtagaagaaagaagaaagagcgcGGATCCCGTGCAAGTGGAGAAGAAAATTATTATAGGCAAGTGGAGAGAAGCCACCGCCACCTCCAATGAGCAAGAAAGTCAGacgcttctcctcctcttctcaaCAATAACTTAAACTCTTAGCTCCCATGGAGGCCAGCAGGAAGATGCATCGGCGTCGAACCGGCCGGGCCGCACACCGAGCATGAGGGCCAGATCACTGGCCCATTCCTCTCGAAGACTTATGAACTCGTCGAGGGATCGGAGGCACCGCATGTCGCTCATGGAATGAAGAAGGGAGTGGGTTTGTTGTGTGGTTGCCGCAGGAGTTCTCACAGTTCATACTGCCCAAATACTTCAAGCACTGCAACTTTGCCAGCTTCATCCGCCAGCTTAATACATATGTAAGTGAGGCATCTTAGGCAGTCTATTTTTAAGTATGATTCAATTATCATATGTTGCTCTCCTTGCTCATTTCCTTTTATTTTAGCAGTCTAGATGAAGAAAAGGCATTGAAACAAATGGGATGTGGTTAGTTTATCATGGAGAGGTTACCAGTTAGTTTTTCTGATAAATTTGCATGAAGATGGTGCATGAAGAGTTAAATACGTTGCTGGATATGTTGCCACAAGGTAGAGTGGTATTTTTTGTTGGTATTATTATTGGATTTATTTATTAAAGCATGCATACATAAATAAAAATGAATGGAAAGGAAATATAAATATATACTGTTTAATCATGGGAAGCCTTGGATCAGGCTCTGGGTTCATGTTCTTCCTTTCTCTTCAAGAAGGAATTGGTGTTGGGAATTGTTCAGAGAGGAGCCAACGGTTATAAGAAACACATCAGTTGGGAGTTATATTACCGTGTTTAATTACCTTCAAAATTCTCACGCTAACCCCGAATCCAACTCTGTGAGggatgtgggggggggggggggggagagagtaaATTTGTAATAATTGTTATGCACAAGACTATCATGGTGTAACCATTTGACGCCACAAAACCAAAAAGATGAGAACGTACCACTGCAAATCCTTCCCCATCCATTAACTCCTGTACCATGGGTTAAGCAAAGGGATGGCCTAATAGAGACCATGTAGCACACCAATTTTTTACTCTTTCGATAAAAGGATTGTAGGAATCTTCCGGAGTTTGCTTTCTAGAGGGAGAAAGGCGACTCGTATTTATGGTTGTTGTTAATTATCTCATAGAAAATCGTAGCCCCAATAGTTTTCCAGATACTTGTTGCATATCTGCAAGATGTATTCAAAGCACAGTCCAAAGGAAAACTTGAAGATGGTAGAGTAGAAGATTTATTTAAGCATTTCAAAGAAGTTGACTAATGTCAATTTAAGCCACCTAACATAAATTTTCTaatagagagaaagtggagatatCGTTTTCTTCGAACATGGAGAGCCTATATTTTGGAATCCAATTTGTTTAAGAGTCTAACTTGTTAATTAGCCCAATATCTAATTAAGCTTTCACATGGTATCAGATCTCAAGTTTCTTAGAAGTTACTAGTTTGAATAAATGTCGGTTGTTTAATAAATCTACTGTGATATTTGTTATTACTTCTATTATATCATCAAAATAGATGAGATATGTCCCCATGCTGCCATGTGTCCTATATTAAGCCTCGAAGGGAAAAGAAAATAATTCCCAAGTTGAGAAGGGCTTGAGAAAATTATTCCCAAGTGAAGCAAGCTTGAAGAAGAAACCAATCCCAAAGAGAGGGTATTTTCCAAGATAGGAAAGATTTGGAAAGAAGAATTTTCTTGACAATAGGTAGATTGTTTTTTCAGAAGGGTTCTTTAAAGGAGCAAGAATTAAAAACTTGGAAGAGGAAATGGAAAAATCTCTGTGGGTGTTTCTCTAAAGTTGTTTATTGTGCCCAAACTCTATGGCTTTTCGAGACTCAGGTTCTTTAAGATTCACAATCACAGTTAAAATCTGGGAGAGGTAAGGTAAGGTGATCTTTAGCAAAGTTGGTTTCTAGTCGTTAGTTCTGCTGAAAGGTTTATTTGTAGTGCAGAGCCTTCAAGTCAGAAGTTTAGAGGACTAATCCCTATCTTCTATTATTAGGTTGTAACACTTTGGACTCGTTTGattcgtaaattttttttaaatattatttttaaaaaattgtttTTTGAGAATATGATGCTGAGAAAGTAATTTTAAGATATTTGgttgatcataaaaaaaatagcaCATTCTAGAGACCTTACCCCATCTATTTACATTTGGTTGAGCATCTATTTTCGTAGAAAACTGTATAAAATATTTGTTATCTTTAATAAANNNNNNNNNNNNNNNNNNNNNNNNNNNNNNNNNNNNNNNNNNNNNNNNNNNNNNNNNNNNNNNNNNNNNNNNNNNNNNNNNNNNNNNNNNNNNNNNNNNNGTACTCCATGGTGCTCCGAGATATAATGGTTTGCCTGAAAGATTTTCAAGCTACAACAGCACCATCGAGGAAAAAAAGATATCTAAAGGTTGATTTAAGATCGAGAGAACCAATCAAAGATTGGACTTTATAgcttttagagaatttaaaatcTTTTAGTTTAGTATTTCTAAGAAGATCTTGAAACTCTTGGATTTGGATAGTGATAAATTTGAAAACCACCATGGTATATTTACGGAACTTTGATTCAGCGAACCGATTAAGACTGGCATCGTTCATTCCATATTCCACTTCAAGAGCATTCCAAAGCTCCTTAATCGATTTGATGGAAAGGTACACATCATATAAAGAATTAGATAGAGCACTAAGGATCCTATGGCAGTaatgaaaatcaatttcttcAAGGATTTTTTGAATGAGGACCAGAAGATCCAGAATCTTGAGGACTAGGAGAGGTTGATCCTGAGGAAGGTCTAGGATAtgataattctaggatagaaatcAATCCCAAAGTGGTGAGCCAATATTTTATTTGGCTTTGCCACCTTCTAAAGAATGATCCACTAAATTTCTCAGATACAATTGCACTATGATCATCAAAAGAAGCCATTTATGATGTTTTGGTTATTTAGTTGGTTCTACAAAAACAAGTTTCAAGGGGTTTAGTCTTATATATTTGAGTAATTAATTAATGGCTTACAATGATACAATTCTAGATTTCAAAATAAATGCAATAAAGAacaataataagagaaaaattaaataattacacTAAGAATATGACAAATAGAATAATTATATGATTCTGCACGTTTTTAAATATAGCAGCAATATGAATTTTGAAAGAGTAACTAATAATTTGCATAGTGTTCAGAGCAATAGAAATTTTTGTGCTGTTTTTGAATATGCAAAAAATTTCTGCACAGATTTTAAAGAGATAAAAAATTCTGCACAGATTTTAAAATTGTAGAAAAATTTCTATACAGAATTTAAAGCCTGTAGAAATTAATTTAAACAGAAATTAAGGTTGTAAAAAACTTTTCACGGAATTTAAAATAGTAGCAAAATTTCtgcactatttttttaaaatcaataaaaatttttggatagaaTTTTAAATCTGCAAAAAGTTTCGGCACCATTTTAAAAGTTGCAGAAAAATTCTGCAAAGAATTTAGAACCGCAGAAAATTTCTGtatcatttttaaaaattatagaaaaataatcTGAACTATTTTTAGAGCAAATAAGTTTGTTAATAAATATGAAATCTTAAAAAGAACAATCTCTAAATGATAAATACTAAAACTTTTGATACTATGCaatcaatttaaaattaattctaaGCAACGAATAATAATTTCTAGTTTTATCAATATCGCATTCTTAGACTGTTGGTAAAAATCGATTAAAACATCTAGAAATTGCTATTACTATTCATATGATTTTAAGATGGTATTATAAAGAAAAACAAAGTactaaaataagaaaaatattaagatGACGTTGCCTGAATTGAGGCATGTGAAACATTGCCTTAAGAATGCGATTTGCCTCCTATGTGCGGTCTTTGGCGATCTCATCCCTAAGGTACAATGATTCAGCTCAGTCTGATCCTCCTCCAATGAGCACGATCATCGGCAATCTTATCCTCAAGGTACAATAATCTGGCCCAGTCCAATCTTCCTCTAACGAGCACGATTGTTGGGGAAGCtgatccaaaagattttttttagatgcCCAGAACAAGGagtggaaaaagaaagaaagatggtcTCTATCTCAGAAAGAAATAGAGAGGACAGAACATGAAGAGAGATTgagtttttattatttttaaaatagttgGATCCAAAGCCTATTTATAGACTCTGTCTGATTACCGAGGAGGCGTCATCGTTTCGAAGAGATACAATGTTTCAGAAATATCATATTTTTCGGAAACTACTGTTCTTTTCCAAAGGGTCGTATCTCTTTGGAGAGAGCGTTAAAGTTAAAAACAGAGTTTTGACATTTTTAAATAACTAACAATTGGAGATaagaaaaatttaaatcttttttttttattgcaaataaaaCTCCAACAGAATCCACTTCTAACTGCATTATGTGCACTCAATTGGGAAGGCAAATCAAATTTTCTTCACAATGGAAAATGCTTGATTTTTTGTGAAACCCATTTCACGTTAAGGCTGGAAGTTTGCTTACATATTTTCACCTCATAGGAAGTTGCTGAGCCACTGTTCAGTGTGGGAGAGCAGGTTGAGGTCAGCCAGGAAAGAGAGAACTATGGAGCTGCTTGGTTTGCTGCTATGATTGGAAGTGTTATCagcaagtccatatttttggtgGATTACAAGACCCTGAGAGCTGTCACTGACAGAGAGTCGTTGACGGAGATTGTTGATGCTCAATACATTAGGCCTGCACCTCCACCTGCATCAGAAGATGAGAATTTTGGCTTACATGATGTTGTTGAGGTGCTTTACCATGGTGGTTGGTCACTTGGAGTTGTTTCTCAGATTCTTAATGGGTCAAAGTACATTGTCAAGTTGAAGCACCATGAGGAGGAGATGGAGTTTAATCATTCGGAAATGAGATCCTGCCAGGTATTGGAGGATGGGCAGTGGATCAGCTATTCCTCCCAGGTATTGTATTGCTTCAAGTTAGCGCTTTCTTACTGTTTCATATGTCAACCTCTCAATGCCTTGTAGTATTTCTATTCCCTATCACCTACAACTCAATGCTGCATTCTACAAAATATTTATTATCTCAGAGTCTTGCCAGCAATTCAATGTGACACATGGTATTCTTTAGCAGCCTAGGTATTGGATGATATATAGGTCTATGCTGCTGTCGGGCACTTGCTAATATGGCTTGTCACCACACAATACAATTGAATACAATACAAATACAATGCAATACACTGCATCAATGTGGGCATGAGATCAAACATGTATTGTCGTTTGTTTGGATAAAATCATCCTCTTTTTATATCACGTGGTTGTCCCATGATATCGGCCAAGATGCTATGATCAACTTAGGCTATTTGAACATGTGTTCTTTTCATGGATATTGTCTACCATACACAATGCCAAGATGATAGTTGATGTTGTTCTTACTGTATTGGCCACTATTTAGATATCCTGATTGTGTATAAAAGCTGAGATATCTGGGCATCTTGGTCTTTTTAAAAACTCTGAAACCCTCCATCTTGACCACCCTAAATTGATTTCTTGTTTTTGTTCTGTTTTTAGTTTTCTGGATTTTCAAGTACAATTTGCTTTTCTTTGGGTTCAAAAGAATCGGTATTGCTAATGTGAACTTCTGGTTATCCTATGATCCATACCAAGTATATTAGCAAATGAAAGCCTGTCAGTTTCCTGGGTCATGGCTCTGACACAGAGAGAAGCTAGAGTCTTTAAGAGATATTCTTTCCGCTTTTATGTAACTGGAAACAATGTACAGGTATACGCCAAAGTTGGAAGAAAATTACATGTTAGTAATGGAGTGGTTGACGATTTTACTTTAAATTTGTGGTTGTTCAAGCATGGCAACGAACATCTAAATTCATGGTCATGTATAATAGGATTTCATATTCCTGTGGTTCATTCTCTGATGCAGTGATTTTTGCATCTTTGTGATCGTTCTGCTTGGTAATGTATATGGAATTTTTTCTGTGCCTCCTAATTATTTATTGGCCTCTTCTTTTCAAATTTCAGGACAAGAATAGAAAATCACCAATGCTCGGTGGAGCCAGGTCCGCTGGATGTAGAAGGAAATCACATGCTGGCAAAAGATCTAGCCTTCCTATTACAGTATcaacatccagtgatgatgatgatgatgtcaGATGCATTCCTCTTTCTGCTGTTCTGCGTTTGAACTGTAAGAAGATTGACGGATTGGACACTGGAGTTCAGATGAGCTTTTCTCATCCTTGCAGAAAATTAAAGCAAGGAAAGTTATTTGATTATAAGTTACACTCACAGGGTCGTTTTTCTTCAAAAAGTCCATTGGGGTTGGAGGCAGAATCCCAAGTTGCTAAGCCTTTGCTAGAAGATAGCCTCTCTTCATTGGATGTGCTGCAGCATCTTGAAAGCACCTCCCCTGAGAAGATTGCGACAAAATTACTACGAAATCCCTCATCAATGGAGCTTAATTGTAGGCAAAACATGACTGAGATGAATGGTGTAACTAAATCATTAACCGGGAGGAATGAGCCTTCTGATTTTACATACAAGGGATCAGAACATCAGTCAAAAGCATCTGGCTTCAACCATTCTCCAGTTAATGATGAGGCCGACAAGTTCCTCCCTATTACAGAATGGGAAAGCTGTAAAGTTTCCTGTGGTCCTAGAGAGGGTTCTATGAAGCGAATAAAGAAGCTTGCTATTCGGTGCCCACATCGACAGAAAAAGTCCTCTGAAGTTGTTGTGAGACCTCACTTTTGTAGCTGGTTTGATAATAATTGTGTTTTGGACTTCATGATTCAATTTTCCCATTACTCTTTTTGCTCCTTGTTCCCAGAGCATGAAACAATTTTCACAAGAGGAGATAAAGACAAGAAGAGAGGCAGGCCTGCAAAGAGAAGTATCATTCACATGCATGTCTCCATAGTTTGCATGTTCTGCCATTTTTAAGTTTAATGCATTATGCTCCCTGTGGCTTAAAACTGCTCATTCAACTTGCAGGCATAGAATCAGAACAAGCAGAAGATTTGCCTGACGAAGTTGCTGAAGAAGAGCATGTAAGGCAAGAAGTTGAGCAATCAAATCAAGGTCAGTCTGGTGATGCATCTGTTGAAACTCGAGCACATGGTCATCATGATGAAGCAATGGGGCACAAAGACTCCC from Elaeis guineensis isolate ETL-2024a chromosome 4, EG11, whole genome shotgun sequence includes these protein-coding regions:
- the LOC140857511 gene encoding uncharacterized protein isoform X1, encoding MIGSVISKSIFLVDYKTLRAVTDRESLTEIVDAQYIRPAPPPASEDENFGLHDVVEVLYHGGWSLGVVSQILNGSKYIVKLKHHEEEMEFNHSEMRSCQVLEDGQWISYSSQDKNRKSPMLGGARSAGCRRKSHAGKRSSLPITVSTSSDDDDDVRCIPLSAVLRLNCKKIDGLDTGVQMSFSHPCRKLKQGKLFDYKLHSQGRFSSKSPLGLEAESQVAKPLLEDSLSSLDVLQHLESTSPEKIATKLLRNPSSMELNCRQNMTEMNGVTKSLTGRNEPSDFTYKGSEHQSKASGFNHSPVNDEADKFLPITEWESCKVSCGPREGSMKRIKKLAIRCPHRQKKSSEVVVRPHFCSWFDNNCVLDFMIQFSHYSFCSLFPEHETIFTRGDKDKKRGRPAKRSIESEQAEDLPDEVAEEEHVRQEVEQSNQGQSGDASVETRAHGHHDEAMGHKDSPLLVNMRDSPTSNAVSICQTDQHIDVLQDRQTMPQIELLAQVDTPIKVSTTQQLSFMLASSFRTRLDEILTFDSQHNKAATRAEEGSLVSVSKKDNAASYKGLNPSESPSKRTSDENKEALIDPSSSHSSLKEVILPFLKSSSMWESIEAMDIFHIIPQQPHFRPLEQYSMEFREGMAIGLMVSFANMAANIHKLNIADNRSIFEERLKALGPLEANGFDVGRLRACLEELLETQSNQRQSENKKADLQRKIVERKGENDRLDALAVQLDRAIMDVEQNLTHFRESRELVIMQRKINDTKISKLQKDVQEAEEACHSAEHHFNTTVVAPW
- the LOC140857511 gene encoding uncharacterized protein isoform X2 translates to MIGSVISKSIFLVDYKTLRAVTDRESLTEIVDAQYIRPAPPPASEDENFGLHDVVEVLYHGGWSLGVVSQILNGSKYIVKLKHHEEEMEFNHSEMRSCQVLEDGQWISYSSQDKNRKSPMLGGARSAGCRRKSHAGKRSSLPITVSTSSDDDDDVRCIPLSAVLRLNCKKIDGLDTGVQMSFSHPCRKLKQGKLFDYKLHSQGRFSSKSPLGLEAESQVAKPLLEDSLSSLDVLQHLESTSPEKIATKLLRNPSSMELNCRQNMTEMNGVTKSLTGRNEPSDFTYKGSEHQSKASGFNHSPVNDEADKFLPITEWESCKVSCGPREGSMKRIKKLAIRCPHRQKKSSEVVVRPHFCSWFDNNCVLDFMIQFSHYSFCSLFPEHETIFTRGDKDKKRGRPAKRSIESEQAEDLPDEVAEEEHVRQEVEQSNQGQSGDASVETRAHGHHDEAMGHKDSPLLVNMRDSPTSNAVSICQTDQHIDVLQDRQTMPQIELLAQVDTPIKHNKAATRAEEGSLVSVSKKDNAASYKGLNPSESPSKRTSDENKEALIDPSSSHSSLKEVILPFLKSSSMWESIEAMDIFHIIPQQPHFRPLEQYSMEFREGMAIGLMVSFANMAANIHKLNIADNRSIFEERLKALGPLEANGFDVGRLRACLEELLETQSNQRQSENKKADLQRKIVERKGENDRLDALAVQLDRAIMDVEQNLTHFRESRELVIMQRKINDTKISKLQKDVQEAEEACHSAEHHFNTTVVAPW